The following proteins are co-located in the Triticum aestivum cultivar Chinese Spring chromosome 1A, IWGSC CS RefSeq v2.1, whole genome shotgun sequence genome:
- the LOC123038199 gene encoding uncharacterized protein has protein sequence MSNGGRVRVLERHCHDMTHLCHCIALLRCSFVRGRHLRTMARAWIRCPSSFFPLTHMRTQDMMHTPKDTPDVNWGDENTQRGVNTGLRGASHDHGVNTGLRGASHDLGYTVTSLVTEFFGGDVIGPSFIPPESQPYAYNYASGSQQGFATPPPTQDSQTHEAELEYGRGLRVTRPPNRLSPFGHKERPGGRRKVG, from the exons ATGAGCAATGGGGGGAGGGTCCGAGTACTAGAACGACATTGCCACGACATGACTCATCTCTGCCACTGCATTGCTCTTCTTCGATGCAGCTTCGTCAGGGGCAGACATCTCAGGACCATGGCACGGGCTTGGATTCGATGCCCGAGCAGTTTCTTTCCCCTAACCCATATGCGTACACAGGATATGATGCATACACCCAAG GACACACCTGATGTTAATTGGGGCGATGAGAACACCCAACGCGGCGTCAACACAGGCCTCCGGGGAGCATCACATGATCATGGCGTCAACACAGGCCTCCGGGGAGCATCACATGATCTTGGCTACACGGTTACATCATTAGTTACAGAGTTCTTCGGAGGGGatgttattggcccatcttttATCCCCCCGGAGTCACAACCATACGCCTACAATTACGCTTCAGGTTCGCAACAAGGATTCGCGACTCCACCACCTACGCAGGACTCGCAGACACATGAAGCCGAATTGGAGTACGGCCGCGGTCTTCGTGTGACCCGGCCACCTAATCGCTTGTCGCCTTTCGGTCATAAGGAAAGGCCAGGTGGTCGTCGTAAAGTAGGGTGA
- the LOC123060778 gene encoding aldehyde dehydrogenase family 2 member C4 → MGSNEMVAVVPEIKHTKLFINGEFVDAASGKTFETRDPRTGDVLAHVAEADKADVDLAVGAAREAFEHGKWPRMSGYERGRAMHKLADLMEQHTEELAALDGADAGKLLLLGKIIDIPAAVHMLRYYAGAADKIHGESLRVSGKYQGYTLKEPIGVVGIIIPWNFPSLMFFLKISPALAAGCTVVVKPAEQTPLSALYYAHLAKLAGIPGGVINVVPGFGPTAGAAIASHMDVDSVAFTGSGEVGRLIMEASARSNLKTVSLELGGKSPLIIFDDADVDMAVELSRLAIFFNKGEVCVAGSRVYVQEGIYDEFVKKAVVAAQNWKVGDPFDVATNMGPQVDKVQFERVLRYIEHGKSEGATLLTGGKPFGDKGYYIEPTIFADVKEDMKIAQDEIFGPVMSLMKFKTVDEAIEKANCTKYGLAAGIITKNLDIANRVSRSVRAGTVWVNCYFAFDPEAPFGGYKMSGFGRDQGMMAIDKYMQVKSVITAVPDSPWY, encoded by the exons ATGGGGAGCAACGAGATGGTGGCGGTGGTGCCGGAGATCAAGCACACCAAGCTCTTCATCAACGGCGAGTTCGTCGATGCCGCCTCGG GCAAGACGTTCGAGACGAGGGACCCACGGACAGGCGACGTGCTGGCCCACGTCGCAGAGGCGGACAAGGCCGACGTGGACCTCGCCGTCGGCGCCGCCAGGGAGGCCTTCGAGCACGGCAAGTGGCCCCGCATGTCAGGCTAC GAGAGGGGCAGGGCCATGCACAAGCTGGCCGACCTGATGGAGCAACACACCgaggagctggcggcgctggacggcgccgacgccggcaAGCTGCTGCTGCTGGGCAAGATCATCGACATCCCTGCGGCGGTGCACATGCTGCGCTACTACGCCGGCGCCGCCGACAAGATCCACGGCGAGTCGCTGCGCGTGTCCGGCAAGTACCAGGGGTACACCCTCAAGGAGCCCATCGGGGTCGTCGGCATCATCATCCCCTGGAACTTCCCCAGCCTCATGTTCTTCCTCAAGATCAGCCCGGCGCTCGCGGCCGGATGCACCGTCGTCGTCAAGCCCGCCGAGCAGACGCCCCTCTCCGCCCTCTACTATGCGCACCTTGCAAAGCTG GCTGGCATTCCGGGCGGAGTGATCAACGTCGTCCCTGGCTTCGGCCCGACGGCCGGCGCCGCCATCGCCTCCCACATGGACGTTGACAGC GTTGCCTTCACTGGCTCTGGTGAAGTGGGCCGCCTCATCATGGAGGCATCTGCACGGAGCAACCTGAAGACGGTGTCGCTTGAGCTCGGCGGCAAGTCGCCTCTGATAATCTTCGACGACGCCGACGTTGACATGGCGGTCGAGCTCTCGAGGCTTGCCATCTTCTTCAACAAG GGAGAGGTTTGCGTCGCGGGGTCTCGTGTTTATGTTCAGGAAGGGATCTACGACGAGTTCGTGAAGAAGGCCGTGGTGGCCGCCCAGAACTGGAAAGTCGGAGACCCGTTCGATGTCGCCACCAACATGGGTCCCCAG GTTGATAAGGTGCAATTTGAGAGGGTCCTGAGGTACATTGAGCATGGCAAGAGCGAGGGGGCGACTCTGCTCACCGGCGGTAAACCTTTCGGCGACAAAGGATACTACATTGAGCCTACCATATTTGCAGATGTCAAG GAGGACATGAAGATCGCCCAAGACGAGATCTTCGGCCCTGTGATGTCCCTCATGAAGTTCAA GACGGTCGATGAGGCGATAGAGAAGGCCAACTGCACCAAGTACGGGCTGGCCGCCGGGATAATCACCAAGAACCTGGACATCGCCAACCGGGTGTCGAGGTCGGTTCGCGCGGGGACCGTGTGGGTGAACTGCTACTTCGCCTTCGACCCCGAGGCGCCCTTCGGCGGGTACAAGATGAGCGGGTTCGGCCGGGACCAGGGGATGATGGCCATCGACAAGTACATGCAGGTCAAGAGCGTCATCACCGCAGTCCCTGACTCGCCTTGGTATTAG